In Betaproteobacteria bacterium, a genomic segment contains:
- a CDS encoding NAD-dependent epimerase/dehydratase family protein, giving the protein MFDRFRVEPGRFPGTVLVTGAGGCIGSWVVATLVRSGVAVAAFDLTEDKRRPRLLLHDDDLAQVRWMTGDIADTAAVREAAETSDACAIIHLAALQVPSARPTPRLARVQTWLGRSMSSRQRVPWGSPASPMRAPLRLTVHSKTAALCRRSMAPTSIATSRSRRYTRRTGVFTVSASAPAWSMASDAAFSARALITANRRTSAAERSRRGRKRPRLQAQRKSGTA; this is encoded by the coding sequence ATGTTCGATCGATTTCGCGTTGAACCAGGTCGATTCCCCGGCACCGTGCTCGTCACCGGCGCGGGCGGCTGCATCGGAAGCTGGGTCGTCGCGACTCTGGTGCGATCCGGGGTCGCGGTCGCGGCGTTCGATCTCACCGAGGACAAGCGTCGCCCCCGGCTGCTCCTGCACGACGACGACCTCGCTCAGGTTCGCTGGATGACCGGCGACATCGCGGACACGGCCGCGGTCCGCGAGGCTGCCGAGACCTCGGATGCGTGCGCGATCATTCACCTTGCCGCATTACAGGTTCCGTCTGCAAGGCCGACCCCGCGGCTGGCGCGCGTGCAAACGTGGTTGGGACGGTCAATGTCTTCGAGGCAGCGCGTGCCCTGGGGATCACCCGCATCGCCTATGCGAGCTCCGTTGCGGCTTACGGTGCACTCGAAGACGGCGGCGCTATGCCGACGCTCTATGGCGCCTACAAGTATTGCGACGAGCAGATCGAGAAGGTATACGCGGCGGACTGGGGTATTCACAGTCTCGGCATCCGCCCCGGCGTGGTCTATGGCGTCGGACGCGGCGTTCTCCGCACGAGCCCTGATCACCGCAAACCGGCGGACTTCAGCCGCGGAAAGATCACGTCGCGGAAGGAAGCGACCTCGTCTTCAGGCGCAGCGAAAGTCTGGAACGGCATGA